One genomic window of Halorubrum hochsteinianum includes the following:
- the trxA gene encoding thioredoxin: protein MSDAADANEAVDDAKTERERIRERKRRELEARLDDGEPLAEAAGSGSGDGGGPETPSEPVHVNGTDELRRTVDDHDVVLVDCYADWCGPCQMMEPTIEALAAETDAAVAKVDVDANQAVAQQLGARSIPTLVLYADGEAVDRFVGAQDRATLESAIDEHAA from the coding sequence ATGAGCGACGCAGCCGACGCGAACGAAGCGGTCGACGACGCGAAGACGGAGCGCGAGCGCATCCGGGAGCGGAAGCGCCGGGAGCTCGAAGCGCGCCTCGACGACGGGGAACCGCTCGCGGAGGCCGCCGGCAGCGGTTCGGGCGACGGCGGCGGGCCGGAGACACCGAGCGAGCCGGTCCACGTGAACGGGACGGACGAGCTCCGGCGGACGGTCGACGACCACGACGTCGTCCTCGTGGACTGTTACGCCGACTGGTGCGGGCCCTGTCAGATGATGGAGCCGACGATCGAGGCGCTCGCGGCCGAGACCGACGCCGCGGTCGCGAAGGTCGACGTGGACGCCAATCAGGCGGTCGCTCAACAGCTGGGGGCGCGCAGCATCCCGACGCTCGTCCTCTACGCGGACGGGGAAGCGGTCGACAGGTTCGTCGGCGCGCAGGACCGCGCGACGCTCGAGTCCGCGATCGACGAGCACGCCGCCTGA
- a CDS encoding CobD/CbiB family cobalamin biosynthesis protein, which translates to MIPNAIAATAANSPGVTAPTPTVAAAVAAALAVAVAVALDAALGEPPGRVHPVALFGNVIAPVDRDWKRPDAVGVAVAVALPLAAAVAVGGGVWLATGVGPRPGGVPLVGVAAAALALWVTVSRRMLAAVAAETVALTETDPEAARERVVALVGRDPDDLSPADLRSAAVESAAENLADGVVAPLCWFVAGATAGVAAAGVASLPPAPLGPAALALGGGAAAAAWAKAVNTLDSMLGYRSKPVGRASARLDDAVMYLPARASAVCLAVAARSPESLRDARPLAREPASPNSGWPMATAAVALGVRLEKRDAYVLDGGPEPPTPATARAGVRLVRIAGGVAAAVAVGWLLALAGVAAWS; encoded by the coding sequence ATGATCCCGAACGCGATCGCGGCGACCGCGGCGAACTCCCCGGGCGTCACCGCGCCGACCCCGACGGTCGCCGCCGCGGTCGCCGCCGCCCTCGCGGTCGCCGTCGCCGTCGCGCTCGACGCCGCGCTCGGCGAACCACCCGGCCGAGTCCACCCGGTGGCGCTGTTCGGGAACGTGATCGCCCCCGTCGACCGCGACTGGAAGCGGCCGGACGCGGTCGGGGTCGCCGTCGCCGTCGCGCTCCCGCTCGCGGCCGCGGTCGCGGTGGGCGGGGGCGTCTGGCTTGCGACGGGCGTCGGTCCGCGCCCCGGCGGCGTCCCGCTCGTCGGCGTCGCGGCCGCGGCGCTCGCGCTGTGGGTGACCGTCAGCCGCCGGATGCTCGCCGCGGTCGCGGCCGAGACCGTCGCGCTGACCGAGACGGACCCCGAGGCGGCCCGCGAGCGCGTCGTCGCGCTGGTCGGTCGCGATCCCGACGACCTCTCGCCGGCCGACCTCCGGAGCGCCGCGGTCGAGAGCGCGGCCGAGAACCTCGCCGACGGCGTGGTCGCCCCCCTGTGCTGGTTCGTCGCCGGGGCGACCGCCGGGGTCGCGGCGGCTGGCGTCGCGTCCCTCCCGCCCGCCCCCCTCGGGCCCGCGGCGCTCGCGCTCGGCGGCGGGGCGGCCGCGGCCGCCTGGGCGAAGGCCGTGAACACCCTCGACTCCATGCTCGGCTACCGGTCGAAGCCGGTCGGCCGTGCGAGCGCCCGTCTCGACGACGCCGTCATGTACCTCCCGGCGCGGGCGAGCGCCGTCTGTCTCGCCGTCGCGGCGCGGTCGCCGGAGTCGCTCCGGGACGCGAGACCCCTCGCCCGCGAGCCGGCGTCGCCGAACTCGGGCTGGCCGATGGCGACCGCGGCGGTCGCGCTCGGCGTCCGCTTGGAGAAGCGGGACGCGTACGTCCTCGACGGGGGCCCGGAGCCCCCGACGCCGGCGACCGCCCGCGCCGGGGTCCGGCTGGTTCGGATCGCCGGCGGGGTCGCGGCCGCGGTCGCTGTCGGCTGGCTGCTCGCGCTGGCGGGGGTGGCGGCGTGGTCCTGA
- the cobS gene encoding adenosylcobinamide-GDP ribazoletransferase: MVLTDAVAAFRGALGFCSRIPVGSGEADWEAFRRRPAALPAVGYALGAIVSLPVVAAAAAAPVRIPAATVAVAFPAWLYLVTGITHLDGVADLGDAAVVHGDADRRREVLKDSSLGVGGVLALALVVVGLAAAGANVAGAVGLSAVGETARFSAVDAAVLVVAAEVSARGAAAALVCLGDAAHEGLGSALTDESGPRSLAGVALAVAPAVPLAGAVGGSAGVRATVAALVAAAVVGLLAFAWARARLGGVSGDVLGATTELARATALHAGVIAWTLS, from the coding sequence GTGGTCCTGACGGATGCGGTCGCCGCGTTCCGCGGTGCCCTCGGCTTCTGCTCGCGGATCCCGGTCGGGAGCGGCGAGGCCGACTGGGAGGCGTTCCGGCGGCGACCCGCGGCCCTGCCCGCGGTCGGCTACGCGCTCGGGGCCATCGTCTCGCTCCCGGTCGTCGCAGCGGCGGCCGCCGCTCCCGTCCGCATCCCGGCGGCCACGGTCGCGGTCGCGTTCCCCGCGTGGCTCTACCTCGTCACCGGGATCACCCACCTCGACGGCGTCGCGGACCTCGGGGACGCCGCGGTCGTCCACGGCGACGCCGACCGCCGGCGGGAGGTGCTGAAGGACTCGTCGCTCGGCGTCGGCGGCGTGCTCGCGCTCGCGCTGGTCGTCGTCGGTCTCGCGGCCGCGGGGGCGAACGTCGCGGGCGCGGTCGGGCTCTCGGCCGTCGGCGAGACGGCCCGGTTCTCCGCCGTCGACGCGGCGGTCCTCGTCGTCGCCGCGGAGGTGAGCGCGCGGGGCGCGGCGGCGGCGCTGGTCTGTCTGGGCGACGCCGCACACGAGGGACTCGGCTCCGCGCTGACCGACGAGTCCGGCCCGCGCTCCCTCGCGGGCGTCGCGCTCGCGGTCGCGCCCGCGGTGCCGCTGGCCGGGGCGGTCGGCGGCTCCGCCGGCGTCCGGGCGACCGTCGCCGCCCTCGTCGCCGCGGCCGTCGTCGGCCTCCTCGCGTTCGCGTGGGCGCGGGCGCGGCTCGGCGGCGTCTCCGGCGACGTGCTCGGCGCGACGACGGAGTTGGCGCGGGCGACCGCGCTCCACGCGGGGGTGATCGCGTGGACGCTCTCGTGA
- a CDS encoding cobyric acid synthase — protein sequence MTDADDAADATPDAPTVLIAGTASHVGKSTLAAGLCRLLARRGVSVAPYKAQNMSNNARVALAPDGEWGEVGVSQHVQARAAETVPTTDMNPVLLKPRGGGESQIVIDGGAVANAPASAYYDDYWDEARDAAIAAHERLAAGHDVIVAEGAGSVAEINLHDRDLANVECARFADARILIAVDIERGGAFASLYGTLELLPDDLRERVCGAVITKFRGDPDLLEPGIDEIEDRTGVPIVGVVPHDDPGLPAEDSLSLPDEARAGGETGSAGGSESVLGGDDGVPDGEAVRVGVPRLPRISNFTDLEPLAREPGVRVVYLPLDAGLDGVDAVVLPGSKNTVDDLLALREPGLDAALRAFDGPVVGVCGGYQILGERLVDAAVEGTGDRETVPGVGLLPVETGFSTDKRVERVTCAVDGVGPIAGAAGEATGYEIRAGRTRLLDGKQGESRRVATEPLGAESAATDRVLGTYLHGLFETEAVRDAFVERVYESAGRTRPDAAAVDRSPYDRAADLVADHVDLRAAGLGDLLGSPDRADG from the coding sequence GTGACCGACGCCGACGACGCGGCGGACGCGACGCCTGACGCCCCAACCGTCCTGATCGCGGGCACGGCGAGCCACGTCGGGAAGAGCACGCTGGCGGCCGGGCTCTGTCGGCTGCTCGCCCGCCGCGGCGTCTCGGTCGCGCCGTACAAGGCGCAGAACATGAGCAACAACGCCCGGGTGGCGCTCGCCCCGGACGGCGAGTGGGGCGAGGTCGGCGTCTCCCAGCACGTCCAGGCGCGGGCGGCGGAGACCGTGCCGACGACGGACATGAACCCCGTGCTGCTCAAGCCCCGCGGCGGCGGCGAGAGCCAGATCGTGATCGACGGCGGGGCGGTCGCGAACGCCCCGGCGTCGGCGTACTACGACGACTACTGGGACGAGGCGCGCGACGCCGCGATCGCCGCGCACGAGCGGCTGGCGGCCGGCCACGATGTCATCGTCGCCGAGGGCGCGGGGAGCGTCGCCGAGATCAACCTTCACGACCGCGACCTCGCGAACGTCGAGTGCGCGCGGTTCGCGGACGCGCGGATCCTGATCGCGGTCGACATCGAGCGCGGCGGCGCGTTCGCGAGCCTCTACGGGACCCTCGAACTGCTGCCCGACGACCTCCGCGAGCGCGTGTGCGGGGCCGTGATCACGAAGTTCCGCGGTGACCCCGACCTCCTCGAACCCGGCATCGACGAGATCGAAGACCGGACCGGCGTCCCGATAGTCGGCGTCGTCCCGCACGACGACCCGGGGCTGCCGGCGGAGGACAGCCTCTCGCTTCCCGACGAGGCGAGAGCCGGAGGGGAGACCGGGAGCGCGGGCGGCAGCGAAAGCGTCCTCGGCGGCGACGACGGCGTCCCCGACGGTGAGGCCGTCCGGGTCGGCGTCCCGCGGCTCCCCCGCATCTCGAACTTCACCGACCTGGAGCCGCTGGCGCGCGAGCCGGGGGTCCGCGTCGTCTACCTCCCGCTCGACGCCGGGCTGGACGGGGTCGACGCGGTCGTCCTCCCGGGGTCGAAGAACACCGTCGACGACCTGCTCGCGCTCCGCGAGCCCGGTCTCGACGCGGCGCTGCGCGCGTTCGACGGCCCCGTGGTCGGCGTCTGCGGCGGCTACCAGATCCTCGGCGAGCGCCTCGTCGACGCCGCCGTCGAGGGGACGGGGGACCGCGAGACGGTTCCCGGGGTCGGCCTGCTCCCGGTCGAGACCGGGTTCTCGACCGACAAGCGCGTCGAGCGCGTGACGTGCGCCGTCGACGGCGTCGGACCGATCGCGGGCGCGGCGGGGGAGGCGACCGGCTACGAGATCCGCGCCGGACGGACGCGACTCCTCGACGGGAAACAAGGGGAGTCGAGGCGGGTGGCGACCGAGCCGCTCGGCGCGGAGAGCGCGGCCACCGACCGGGTGCTCGGGACGTACCTCCACGGGCTCTTCGAGACCGAGGCCGTCCGCGACGCGTTCGTCGAGAGGGTCTACGAGAGCGCGGGGCGGACGCGCCCGGACGCCGCGGCGGTCGACCGCTCGCCGTACGACCGCGCGGCCGACCTCGTCGCGGACCACGTGGACCTGCGCGCGGCCGGACTCGGCGACCTCCTCGGGTCGCCGGACCGGGCCGACGGGTGA
- a CDS encoding cob(I)yrinic acid a,c-diamide adenosyltransferase, with the protein MTTNHDDTDDATEPSDEPTAPDADRTRTPGGGAAPEPRPIEPAAPEEFGLVQAFWGGGKGKTTAAMGMGFRAAGHGYRVHMLQFMKGGADSVEGVRGEYNAIAAVPGFSYENAGHYGWHGLLDGSADDKHEAKATAAFERAAALVAAAGEADLTEPFPLDGDPEDGVHMLILDELLYAVDRGLVDADAVVDLAESKPYGLELVLTGSHAEPDYLDGVADLITNVRKEAHPFDDGQRARRGTEY; encoded by the coding sequence ATGACCACGAACCACGACGACACCGACGACGCGACGGAACCGAGCGACGAACCGACCGCGCCGGACGCCGACCGGACGCGAACCCCGGGCGGCGGCGCGGCCCCCGAGCCGCGGCCGATCGAGCCGGCCGCGCCTGAGGAGTTCGGGCTGGTCCAGGCGTTCTGGGGCGGCGGGAAGGGGAAGACCACGGCGGCGATGGGGATGGGGTTCCGGGCCGCGGGGCACGGATACCGCGTCCACATGCTCCAGTTCATGAAGGGGGGCGCGGACAGCGTCGAGGGCGTCAGGGGCGAGTACAACGCGATCGCGGCCGTGCCCGGGTTCTCCTACGAGAACGCCGGCCACTACGGCTGGCACGGGCTGCTCGACGGGTCGGCCGACGACAAACACGAGGCGAAGGCGACCGCGGCCTTCGAGCGCGCGGCGGCCCTCGTGGCCGCGGCCGGCGAGGCGGACCTGACGGAGCCGTTCCCGCTCGACGGCGACCCCGAGGACGGCGTCCACATGCTGATCTTAGACGAACTGCTGTACGCGGTCGACCGCGGCCTCGTCGACGCGGACGCCGTCGTCGACCTCGCCGAGTCGAAGCCGTACGGCCTCGAACTCGTCCTCACCGGGAGCCACGCCGAGCCCGACTACCTCGACGGCGTCGCCGACCTGATCACGAACGTCCGGAAGGAGGCGCACCCGTTCGACGACGGGCAGCGCGCCCGCCGGGGGACGGAGTACTGA
- a CDS encoding aminotransferase class I/II-fold pyridoxal phosphate-dependent enzyme has translation MNRERAAALGREPHGSSDDPDLLDFSANANPEVPDGVERVYRAAFETARTYPPEPPEAFRAAAGEYVGCDPESVVPTPGGLAAIRAAVALAVDDGDTALLPAPSFGEYAREVELRGGEPAFVDAERVLDADPSGHALAVVCTPNNPTGTGYDREALLAFAARCRAAGTVLLVDEAFLGFTERESVAGTEGVVVTRALTKLFGLPGLRTGFAVGVGDLGAALRGARRAWNVSAPAVATGEYCLRRDAFVRETRERVRRERGRLRAALTDAGYGVAPSEAPFLLLGVGDRDVDRVIERARERGVAVRDARTFRGLDSHVRVAVRRPAENDRLLAALGAGGGEGDDEGSEGGDEYGGAATDV, from the coding sequence GTGAACCGCGAGCGGGCGGCGGCGCTGGGGCGCGAGCCGCATGGGAGCAGCGACGACCCCGACCTGCTCGACTTCAGCGCGAACGCGAACCCCGAGGTGCCCGACGGCGTCGAGCGCGTGTACCGCGCGGCGTTCGAGACCGCGCGGACGTACCCGCCGGAGCCGCCGGAAGCGTTCCGCGCGGCCGCCGGGGAGTACGTCGGCTGCGACCCGGAGAGCGTAGTCCCGACGCCGGGCGGGCTGGCGGCGATCCGGGCCGCGGTCGCGCTCGCGGTCGACGACGGCGACACGGCCCTGCTCCCGGCCCCGAGCTTCGGCGAGTACGCCCGGGAGGTCGAGCTTCGGGGCGGCGAGCCGGCGTTCGTCGACGCCGAGCGCGTCCTCGACGCGGACCCGAGCGGCCACGCGCTGGCGGTCGTCTGTACGCCGAACAACCCGACGGGGACCGGCTACGACCGCGAGGCGCTGCTCGCGTTCGCGGCGCGCTGCCGGGCCGCCGGGACCGTACTGCTCGTCGACGAGGCGTTCCTCGGGTTCACCGAGCGCGAGTCGGTCGCGGGGACCGAGGGCGTCGTCGTCACGCGGGCGCTCACGAAACTGTTCGGGCTCCCCGGGCTCCGGACCGGCTTCGCGGTCGGGGTCGGCGACCTCGGCGCGGCGCTGCGGGGCGCGCGCCGCGCGTGGAACGTGAGCGCCCCGGCGGTCGCGACCGGGGAGTACTGCCTCCGGCGGGACGCGTTCGTCCGCGAGACCCGCGAGCGCGTCCGGCGGGAGCGCGGGCGGCTGCGCGCGGCGCTGACCGACGCCGGGTACGGCGTCGCCCCCTCCGAGGCCCCGTTCCTCCTGCTCGGCGTCGGCGACCGCGACGTCGACCGCGTGATCGAGCGCGCCCGGGAGCGCGGCGTGGCGGTCCGGGACGCCCGGACCTTCCGCGGCCTCGACTCGCACGTCCGGGTCGCGGTCCGCCGCCCGGCGGAGAACGACCGGCTCCTCGCGGCGCTGGGCGCGGGCGGCGGGGAGGGCGACGACGAGGGGAGCGAGGGAGGCGATGAGTACGGAGGTGCGGCCACCGATGTTTGA
- a CDS encoding IS6 family transposase gives MPENDRLSGCLDEINLEFVEREATPKLLMKLSIQLHLSGLSLSNTVSFLEVFGVDRVRSTVHNWVHKADLQPEAGRSPNHVAVDETVIQLDDEQYWLYAAVDPQSNDLLHTKLEPTRTNVIADQFFTELRDKHDVDDAIFLVDGAVPLHRACDKHGLDFRYERHGNRNSVERVFREIKRRTTSFSNCFSNAKAETANEWLRSFAFAWNQLI, from the coding sequence ATGCCCGAAAACGACCGCCTCAGCGGCTGTTTAGACGAGATCAACTTAGAGTTTGTGGAGCGAGAGGCAACACCGAAACTGTTGATGAAGCTCAGTATTCAGCTCCATTTGTCTGGACTGTCGCTTTCGAATACTGTTTCATTTCTTGAGGTATTCGGTGTTGATCGAGTTCGATCCACCGTTCATAACTGGGTACACAAAGCCGATCTACAGCCGGAAGCTGGTCGGAGCCCGAATCACGTTGCGGTTGACGAGACTGTGATTCAGCTCGATGATGAACAATACTGGCTGTACGCTGCTGTCGATCCTCAGTCAAACGATTTGCTACATACAAAGCTTGAGCCAACAAGAACGAACGTGATCGCAGATCAGTTCTTCACGGAACTCCGCGACAAACACGACGTAGATGACGCGATCTTTCTCGTTGATGGTGCGGTTCCACTCCACCGAGCTTGTGACAAACACGGCCTCGATTTCAGATACGAACGACATGGAAATCGAAACAGCGTCGAACGTGTTTTTCGTGAGATAAAACGCAGAACTACCAGTTTCTCAAACTGTTTTAGCAACGCCAAAGCAGAAACAGCAAACGAGTGGCTCAGATCGTTCGCCTTCGCATGGAATCAGCTTATCTGA
- a CDS encoding adenosylcobinamide amidohydrolase codes for MFDATVSEGVLRLHRPETRWLSTGWNGGRARATAGYNVTVPEGFDRTDLGAYRDERLARAGFGGGDATGRDDAPDRDAPPTLFTGVSMDHARGARLGPVVAYATVGLSNPAMLPMEPAGAGGSRGSADATDRSERPGTVNLIVGATRRLAPGAAANLVAVAAEAKAATLLATAGVPGTTSDAVVVADDPTGEPAEFSGSATAVGAAARACVRDAVRASLRSRYPDGDVPGPAGDAEHGVVTDERAEVFDP; via the coding sequence ATGTTTGACGCGACCGTCAGCGAGGGGGTGCTCCGGCTACACCGCCCGGAGACGCGCTGGCTCTCGACCGGCTGGAACGGGGGCCGAGCGCGGGCGACGGCCGGGTACAACGTGACGGTCCCGGAGGGGTTCGACCGGACCGACCTCGGGGCCTACCGCGACGAGCGGCTGGCGCGGGCGGGGTTCGGCGGCGGCGACGCGACCGGCCGCGACGACGCTCCCGACCGCGACGCCCCGCCGACGCTGTTCACGGGCGTCTCGATGGACCACGCGCGGGGCGCGCGGCTCGGGCCGGTCGTCGCGTACGCGACGGTCGGCCTCTCGAACCCCGCGATGCTGCCGATGGAGCCGGCCGGCGCGGGCGGCTCGCGCGGTTCGGCCGACGCGACCGACCGCTCCGAACGCCCCGGCACGGTCAACCTGATCGTCGGCGCGACGCGGCGGCTCGCGCCCGGGGCCGCGGCGAACCTCGTCGCGGTCGCGGCCGAGGCGAAGGCCGCGACGCTGCTCGCGACGGCGGGCGTCCCGGGCACGACGAGCGACGCCGTCGTCGTCGCCGACGACCCGACCGGCGAGCCGGCGGAGTTCTCCGGGAGCGCTACCGCGGTCGGCGCGGCGGCCCGCGCCTGCGTCCGGGACGCGGTCCGCGCGAGCCTGCGGTCGCGGTACCCGGACGGCGACGTGCCCGGGCCGGCGGGCGACGCCGAACACGGCGTCGTCACCGACGAGCGGGCGGAGGTATTCGATCCATGA
- a CDS encoding cobyrinic acid a,c-diamide synthase, with product MKGLVLGGTASGVGKTVATLATLRAFEAAGRTVQPAKAGPDFIDPSHHARAAGRPSRTLDPWLQGVDGLRRNYARGDGDVCVVEGVMGLYDGSVASTAGVAAALDLPVVLVVDASAGMESVAATALGFREYADRTEHDLDVAGVIAQRAHGGRHESGIRDALPDSLGYFGRIPPSDDLEIPDRHLGLHGGDEAALPDDALDEAAETLRTDRLLDAAREPTPPEVPPGEARGAATAGDGPRVAVADDDAFRFVYPATRERLRERATVVPFAPAAGDDLPDCDGVYLPGGYPELHAEALAEGPALGSIADAAAEGTPVLGECGGLMALAETLTTADGDTHEMAGILPASIERRERYQALDHVELRARSDTLTAGAGDRLRGHEFHYSAADADGDARFAFDVVRGTGIDGDRDGLTEHRTLGTYCHVHPESGAFDAFLDGL from the coding sequence GTGAAGGGGCTCGTCCTCGGCGGCACGGCCTCCGGCGTCGGCAAGACGGTCGCGACGCTCGCGACGCTGCGCGCGTTCGAGGCGGCGGGACGGACGGTCCAGCCCGCGAAGGCGGGGCCCGACTTCATCGACCCGAGCCACCACGCCCGCGCGGCCGGACGCCCCTCCCGGACGCTCGACCCGTGGCTTCAGGGCGTCGACGGGCTCCGCCGCAACTACGCCCGCGGCGACGGCGACGTCTGCGTCGTCGAGGGGGTGATGGGGCTGTACGACGGTAGCGTCGCCAGCACGGCCGGGGTCGCCGCCGCGCTCGACCTCCCCGTCGTCCTCGTCGTGGACGCGAGCGCCGGGATGGAGAGCGTCGCGGCGACCGCGCTCGGCTTCCGCGAGTACGCCGACCGGACGGAACACGACCTCGACGTGGCGGGCGTGATCGCCCAGCGGGCGCACGGCGGCCGCCACGAGTCGGGGATCCGCGACGCGCTGCCGGACTCGCTCGGCTACTTCGGCCGGATCCCGCCGAGCGATGACCTCGAAATTCCCGACCGGCACCTCGGGCTCCACGGCGGCGACGAGGCGGCGCTCCCGGACGACGCGCTCGACGAGGCCGCAGAGACGCTCCGGACCGACCGGCTGCTCGACGCCGCCCGCGAGCCGACGCCGCCGGAGGTCCCTCCGGGCGAGGCGCGGGGCGCGGCGACAGCCGGCGACGGCCCGCGCGTCGCGGTCGCGGACGACGACGCCTTCCGGTTCGTCTACCCGGCCACGCGCGAGCGCCTCCGCGAGCGCGCGACCGTCGTCCCCTTCGCGCCCGCGGCCGGGGACGACCTCCCCGACTGCGACGGCGTCTACCTCCCCGGCGGCTACCCGGAACTCCACGCCGAGGCGCTCGCCGAGGGGCCGGCGCTCGGGTCGATCGCCGACGCCGCGGCCGAGGGCACGCCGGTCCTCGGCGAGTGCGGCGGGCTGATGGCGCTCGCGGAGACGCTGACGACCGCCGACGGCGACACGCACGAGATGGCGGGGATCCTCCCGGCGTCGATCGAGCGCCGCGAGCGGTATCAGGCGCTCGACCACGTCGAACTCCGCGCCCGGAGCGACACGCTCACCGCGGGGGCCGGCGACCGGCTCCGCGGCCACGAGTTCCACTACTCCGCGGCCGACGCCGACGGCGACGCGCGGTTCGCCTTCGACGTGGTGCGCGGGACCGGGATCGACGGCGACCGCGACGGACTGACCGAACACCGCACCCTCGGAACGTACTGTCACGTCCACCCGGAGAGCGGGGCGTTCGACGCGTTCCTCGACGGGCTATGA
- a CDS encoding helix-turn-helix domain-containing protein, whose amino-acid sequence MGTEGKSSEGPAEATPDGVRAGVAIHGTGNCPVVAASNAHDGPITGVNWTHAGDTHTEEFRARDPDAVEDAEGVPSASSVIDLGSERVYRYDRPDDGACACRIIEELDCPIADARAEDGVLLLTLHLPDLERLRDVVSALDGVVERVEVRYLVHGATGGDELSDRTLVDRGRLTDRQCEVLRTAYRMGYFERPRDANASAVADALDIAPSTFAEHLAAAQRKLLEETLAGN is encoded by the coding sequence ATGGGAACCGAAGGGAAGTCGTCCGAGGGCCCTGCTGAGGCCACGCCCGACGGCGTCCGCGCGGGCGTCGCGATCCATGGGACCGGGAACTGCCCGGTCGTCGCCGCGTCGAACGCCCACGACGGCCCGATCACGGGCGTCAACTGGACGCACGCCGGCGACACGCACACCGAGGAGTTCCGCGCCCGCGACCCGGACGCGGTCGAGGACGCCGAGGGCGTCCCGTCGGCCTCGTCGGTGATCGACCTCGGCAGCGAGCGGGTGTACCGGTACGACCGCCCGGACGACGGCGCGTGCGCCTGTCGGATCATCGAGGAGCTGGACTGCCCGATCGCCGACGCGCGCGCCGAAGACGGCGTCCTCCTCTTAACCTTACACCTCCCCGACCTCGAACGCCTCCGCGACGTCGTCTCGGCGCTCGACGGGGTCGTCGAGCGCGTCGAGGTCCGCTACCTCGTCCACGGCGCGACGGGCGGCGACGAGCTGTCGGACCGGACCCTCGTCGACCGCGGCCGCCTCACCGACCGCCAGTGCGAGGTGCTGCGGACCGCCTACCGCATGGGGTACTTCGAGCGCCCCCGCGACGCCAACGCGAGCGCGGTCGCCGACGCGCTCGACATCGCCCCCTCGACGTTCGCCGAGCACCTCGCGGCGGCGCAGCGGAAGCTCCTCGAAGAGACGCTCGCCGGGAACTGA
- a CDS encoding GTP--adenosylcobinamide-phosphate guanylyltransferase, with protein MCGGRGTRLGGDAEKPLAAVGGRPMVDRVLDALAASGVETAYAAVSSHTPRTRERLVARRNGEGSGREGESLELAVVDTPGEGYVADLRAALSEGPTAPTLTVAADLPLLDGSAVDAVLDARAAADADALSVRVPAARKRELGASADAATRYDDAGDAEPDDGDSTGDVPAGINVVGALDGAGDEAVRATRDARLAVNVNRPADRRLAERILRGDPDAPARPTGGVEWLDRPDSWSAADGGEPS; from the coding sequence ATGTGCGGCGGCCGCGGCACGCGGCTCGGCGGCGACGCCGAGAAGCCGCTGGCGGCGGTCGGCGGGCGGCCGATGGTCGACCGCGTCCTCGACGCCCTCGCCGCGAGCGGGGTCGAGACCGCGTACGCGGCCGTCTCGTCGCACACCCCGCGGACTCGCGAGCGGCTGGTCGCGCGCCGGAACGGCGAGGGGTCGGGACGCGAGGGGGAATCGCTCGAACTCGCCGTCGTCGACACGCCGGGCGAGGGGTACGTCGCGGACCTCCGCGCGGCCCTCTCCGAGGGGCCGACCGCGCCGACGCTCACCGTCGCGGCCGACCTCCCGCTGCTCGACGGGTCGGCCGTCGACGCCGTCCTCGACGCGCGCGCCGCGGCCGACGCCGACGCGCTGTCGGTCCGCGTCCCCGCGGCGCGCAAGCGGGAACTGGGCGCGAGCGCCGACGCCGCGACTCGGTACGATGACGCGGGCGACGCGGAGCCGGACGACGGCGACTCGACCGGCGACGTTCCGGCCGGGATCAACGTCGTCGGCGCGCTCGACGGCGCGGGCGACGAGGCCGTCCGCGCGACCCGGGACGCGCGCCTCGCGGTCAACGTCAACCGTCCCGCGGACCGGCGGCTCGCCGAGCGGATCCTCCGTGGCGACCCGGACGCTCCCGCCCGTCCGACCGGTGGGGTCGAGTGGCTCGACCGGCCCGACTCGTGGTCGGCCGCCGACGGGGGTGAGCCGTCGTGA